A single genomic interval of Alistipes provencensis harbors:
- a CDS encoding substrate-binding domain-containing protein, whose translation MDRKNYKIKDIAAMAGVSVGTVDRVLHNRGDVSEKSRKKVEQVLEKILYRPNLLVSSIGVKRKITLAIVLPSHQQGEYWEQIEKGIHQALYDFSKIRTETKIFYYDQFDLYSCRTAYSQALEYACDAMIIGPTFREETVLFSRKLDEQGTPYIFIDTLIPSCNQRAFFGPDSRMLGYIEAKLLSDVIGEEKDIAILHAVRSGNESSLQTVVRKAGFFEYFDTVSSKNRFLYANYYTQDVEQSWKEFDRLFSGENNIGGAVLFNSRSYIFASYLEHHGITGVKVIGCGVTQKNIEYLKKGYLSFLLSERPDLQGYQSIKYVLEYILYGQHEQIIKHTPIEIMIRENIDSLL comes from the coding sequence ATGGACCGCAAAAATTATAAGATCAAGGATATCGCCGCGATGGCCGGCGTATCGGTCGGTACGGTCGATCGGGTGCTGCACAACCGGGGCGACGTTTCGGAAAAAAGCAGGAAAAAGGTGGAACAGGTGCTCGAAAAGATACTCTACCGCCCCAATCTGCTCGTTTCATCCATCGGCGTCAAACGCAAAATCACCCTTGCGATCGTCCTTCCCAGCCATCAGCAGGGTGAATATTGGGAACAGATCGAAAAGGGTATCCATCAGGCGCTCTACGACTTTTCGAAAATACGCACCGAAACAAAGATTTTCTATTACGACCAGTTCGATCTCTATTCCTGCCGCACGGCTTACAGTCAGGCATTGGAATACGCCTGCGACGCCATGATCATCGGTCCGACCTTCCGTGAGGAAACCGTGCTTTTCTCTCGCAAACTCGACGAACAGGGAACCCCTTATATCTTCATCGACACGCTTATCCCGTCGTGCAACCAACGGGCGTTCTTCGGACCCGATTCACGCATGCTCGGATACATCGAGGCCAAACTCCTTTCGGACGTGATCGGCGAGGAGAAAGACATCGCCATCCTGCATGCCGTGCGTTCAGGGAACGAAAGTTCGTTGCAGACGGTCGTGCGCAAGGCCGGATTCTTCGAATATTTCGATACCGTATCGAGCAAAAACAGGTTTCTTTACGCCAACTATTATACCCAAGACGTCGAGCAGAGCTGGAAAGAGTTCGACCGGCTCTTCTCCGGGGAAAACAACATCGGCGGCGCCGTGCTCTTCAACTCCCGTTCGTATATCTTCGCCAGCTATCTGGAGCATCACGGCATCACCGGCGTTAAGGTAATAGGCTGCGGCGTAACGCAGAAGAACATCGAATATCTGAAAAAAGGTTATTTGTCGTTCCTGTTGTCGGAACGCCCCGACCTGCAAGGATATCAGAGTATCAAATATGTATTGGAATACATCCTTTACGGTCAGCACGAGCAGATCATCAAACACACGCCCATCGAGATCATGATCCGCGAGAACATCGACTCGTTGCTTTGA
- a CDS encoding 6-phosphogluconolactonase, with protein MDGLIKEFYVDKLHVLIYKTRQQMGLAASAHYLQRLEAILAGQPAARAVFAAAHSQDEFLAGLVSAKHAGFDRTEAFHMDEYIGLPADAPQRFGTFLSRAIFDRIPFRKVYLMNSDTGNGQQECIRYSELLRRAPLDIVSLGIGENGHIAFNDPHEARFDDPETVKVTTLDEPCRQQQVHDGEFTDISLVPHQAMTLTIPALMSCRCVVGIVPLDRKAKAVHDALYGPISEKCPASILRTHDDAALFLDEGAASLLRI; from the coding sequence ATGGATGGACTGATAAAAGAATTCTACGTCGATAAATTGCATGTATTAATCTACAAAACCCGCCAACAGATGGGACTGGCAGCCTCTGCGCACTACCTGCAGCGATTGGAGGCCATCCTCGCCGGTCAACCCGCAGCCCGGGCCGTATTCGCGGCCGCACACTCGCAGGATGAATTTCTGGCAGGGCTTGTAAGCGCCAAGCATGCAGGGTTCGACCGGACCGAGGCATTCCACATGGACGAATACATCGGATTGCCGGCCGATGCGCCGCAGCGTTTCGGCACATTTCTCTCCCGGGCAATTTTCGACCGGATACCTTTTCGCAAGGTGTATCTGATGAATTCCGACACCGGAAACGGGCAGCAGGAGTGCATCCGCTACAGCGAACTGCTCCGACGCGCCCCGCTGGACATCGTATCGCTCGGAATCGGAGAAAACGGGCACATCGCCTTCAACGATCCACACGAGGCGCGCTTCGATGACCCCGAAACGGTAAAGGTCACCACGCTCGATGAACCGTGCCGTCAACAGCAGGTCCATGACGGTGAATTCACCGACATCTCGCTTGTCCCGCATCAGGCAATGACGCTGACCATCCCAGCGCTGATGTCATGCCGCTGCGTAGTGGGCATCGTACCGCTCGACCGCAAAGCAAAAGCCGTACATGACGCGCTTTACGGCCCCATTTCGGAAAAATGTCCGGCTTCGATCCTCCGTACCCACGACGACGCGGCGCTTTTCCTCGACGAAGGAGCGGCTTCGTTGCTGAGAATCTGA